A genomic region of uncultured Paludibaculum sp. contains the following coding sequences:
- a CDS encoding zinc dependent phospholipase C family protein produces the protein MVLTLLLAPKAHAYSILAHEAIIDAAWDISIKGVLLQRFPDATPEQLQQAHAYAYGGSIIQDMGYYPFGSKLFSNLLHYVRSGDFVLNLIRESQDLNEYAFALGALSHYASDNNGHSMATNVAIPMLYPKLRQRFGDRVTYADDALSHVKTELAFDVLQVAQGHYAPDSYHGFIGFEVARPVLERAFYDTYGLTLGSVFTSVHLAIGSYRHSVGSTIPAMTRVAWQLKKNEIVRDAPGITRKRFLYNLSRASYHKEWGKEYQQPGFRSKLLAFVLNLLPRVGKARALRFETPTPAVERLFMASFSATLDRYKVLLSSLRAGPLRLPNENFDVGQPTMAGTYTLSDETYAQLLGKLEGHFPEMVPELRRDVLNYYGDLSASIATKSNEDAWAKVVKAVAELKGLEQDTKTATPPQRGHPPVHGNQN, from the coding sequence ATGGTGCTCACTCTGCTTCTGGCGCCCAAGGCGCATGCGTACTCGATCCTCGCCCACGAAGCGATCATTGACGCGGCCTGGGACATCTCCATCAAGGGAGTTCTGCTTCAGCGGTTTCCTGACGCCACGCCGGAACAACTGCAGCAGGCGCATGCCTACGCATATGGCGGCAGCATCATTCAGGACATGGGTTACTACCCGTTCGGGTCGAAGCTATTCTCCAATCTCCTGCACTACGTACGCAGTGGAGACTTCGTGCTGAACCTGATTCGTGAATCGCAGGATTTGAACGAGTACGCGTTCGCCCTGGGGGCGCTGTCGCACTACGCCTCGGACAATAACGGCCATAGCATGGCTACAAATGTAGCCATCCCCATGCTCTACCCGAAGCTTCGCCAGCGATTTGGAGATCGAGTGACCTATGCCGACGATGCCCTTTCCCACGTCAAGACGGAGTTGGCGTTTGATGTGCTGCAGGTCGCCCAGGGTCACTATGCTCCCGATAGCTACCACGGGTTCATTGGCTTTGAAGTCGCCAGGCCAGTGCTGGAACGGGCTTTCTACGATACCTACGGACTGACCTTGGGCAGTGTCTTCACCAGCGTGCATCTCGCCATTGGCTCGTATCGCCATTCCGTGGGTTCAACGATCCCCGCCATGACGCGGGTCGCCTGGCAACTAAAGAAGAACGAGATCGTCAGAGATGCTCCGGGCATTACGCGCAAGAGGTTTCTTTACAACCTGTCGCGTGCAAGCTATCACAAGGAGTGGGGCAAGGAATATCAGCAGCCGGGATTCCGTTCTAAGCTGCTTGCGTTTGTCCTGAACCTTCTTCCCAGAGTAGGCAAAGCAAGAGCGCTACGATTCGAGACACCCACACCCGCTGTCGAGAGACTCTTCATGGCGAGCTTTAGCGCCACGCTGGATCGCTACAAGGTATTGCTTTCGAGCTTGCGTGCTGGCCCGCTGAGGCTGCCGAATGAGAATTTCGACGTGGGACAGCCCACCATGGCCGGAACCTACACGCTGAGCGATGAAACGTATGCTCAGCTCCTCGGCAAACTGGAGGGGCATTTCCCGGAGATGGTCCCCGAGTTGCGCCGCGACGTCCTCAACTACTACGGGGACCTGAGCGCATCGATAGCCACCAAGTCCAACGAAGACGCATGGGCGAAGGTAGTCAAGGCAGTCGCGGAACTGAAGGGCCTGGAGCAAGACACGAAGACCGCGACACCGCCCCAACGAGGTCATCCCCCGGTTCATGGAAACCAAAACTGA
- a CDS encoding class I SAM-dependent methyltransferase has product MSKADHGAWDELGQQKDPSWYLDPLVAAQKREAHLRLIQQVCHGMPAPRLVLKTDLFEEAFGADQLLGDFPIAAGRLCGIDTAVSTTTHAGRRFAHLRGGLAAADLRRLPFRDGSFDLIISTSSLDHFDTEAELAEALNELARVLAPGGALLMTFDNGWNPFYYLLRWSSAAGLFPFPLGRTPSPGRLPGMMRRLGLEPLGQDWLIHNPRGLSTLLFLGLRRLLGWRAGSLIAALIRSFARLERLPTRRWTACFAAVWARKEYAGSDAGIAAERPRQVGALLP; this is encoded by the coding sequence ATGAGCAAGGCAGATCACGGCGCCTGGGACGAGCTTGGACAACAGAAGGACCCGTCGTGGTATTTGGATCCCCTGGTGGCTGCGCAGAAGCGGGAGGCTCATCTCCGGCTCATTCAGCAAGTGTGCCACGGGATGCCGGCGCCGCGCCTCGTGCTGAAGACAGACCTGTTCGAAGAGGCCTTCGGGGCCGATCAGTTGCTGGGCGATTTTCCGATCGCGGCCGGGCGATTGTGCGGCATCGATACGGCTGTGTCGACGACGACGCATGCCGGCCGCCGGTTCGCCCACCTCCGGGGCGGGTTGGCCGCCGCCGACCTGCGCCGCCTGCCCTTTCGCGACGGGTCGTTTGACCTCATCATCTCGACGTCATCCCTCGACCATTTCGACACGGAGGCCGAGCTTGCCGAGGCACTCAACGAACTCGCGCGCGTGCTCGCGCCCGGCGGCGCCCTGCTGATGACGTTCGACAACGGCTGGAATCCCTTCTACTATCTCCTGCGCTGGTCTTCCGCTGCCGGGCTGTTCCCTTTTCCCTTGGGCCGGACACCCTCGCCGGGGCGGTTGCCCGGCATGATGCGGCGTCTCGGTCTGGAACCCTTGGGACAAGATTGGCTCATCCACAACCCACGCGGCCTATCCACGTTGCTGTTCCTGGGTTTGCGCCGCTTGCTCGGTTGGCGAGCAGGCTCTCTGATAGCAGCATTGATCAGGTCGTTCGCGCGATTGGAGCGGTTGCCCACGCGGAGATGGACAGCGTGCTTTGCTGCGGTGTGGGCCCGGAAGGAATACGCCGGCAGTGATGCCGGCATCGCGGCAGAGAGGCCCCGGCAGGTCGGGGCCTTGTTGCCGTGA
- a CDS encoding AMP-binding protein produces MSVVADLVDRAAARCGGAPALLAPGREPLTYDGLAEQNRRVAGTLRSLGVTGADRVAVVLPNGPEMASAFLAVSSCAGCAPLNPNYTLQDFEFYFSDIGARALLVDNAAPAVALQAARAAGIEILTLQRKPRAGEFSLDGGDAAEAPNAPGGAEAALLLHTSGTTSRPKLVPLTAANLVASAAHIASTLALSPQDRCLNIMPLFHIHGLMAAVLASMHAGASVVCTDGVFANQFFAWLAEFRPTWYTAVPTMHQGILARAAQYSDVIRESRLRFIRSSSASLPPVVMEELEKTFSAPVIEAYGMTEAAHQMASNPLPPLARKPGSVGRSAGPDVAIMNERGELLPAKETGEVVIRGANVTPGYEANAAANEAAFTNGWFRTGDQGWIDEEGYLFLTGRLKELINRGGEKIAPREVDEVLLTHPAVRQALTFSVPHAQLGEEVGAAVELESGSAATTAELRAWASKRLPAFKVPRVIRVVQTIPRGPTGKLQRIGLAAKLGIEALDDTQLGEYVLPRNEMESRIADLWRELLPGARAGVEDRFEALGGDSLLAVKMLAAVGELVGAEIPYQDFVEQGTIASLAQTLRAEAREAAPALLTLERGLAGRPLICVPGHDGSLLGLARMASALGTASPVWGFDFSRMKQAGSVAELARWSVEQLRRRQPRGPYRLAGVCFGGCVALEMANALVAEGEQVEFLALIDSLNPNWARTRGAGAAIAARLRQAGLKTSHHRRALQSMGVGEGGRYVAGRVRAFFQNHSELTAARLGVSGDGGIRYRGLMLEYRPGRWSGDALVVRLPGRRLDALELGWREVVQGQLEMVDLPFHPLGALAGPNAELLARLLRDRLHRLESGKVPGDAAARKLG; encoded by the coding sequence ATGTCGGTGGTAGCGGATCTCGTCGATCGGGCGGCTGCAAGGTGTGGTGGCGCACCGGCCCTGCTGGCGCCGGGCCGCGAGCCTTTGACCTATGACGGTCTGGCGGAGCAGAACCGGCGAGTTGCCGGGACCTTGAGATCGTTGGGCGTCACCGGTGCCGACCGAGTGGCCGTTGTGCTGCCGAACGGCCCGGAGATGGCCTCGGCCTTCCTGGCCGTGTCTTCGTGCGCGGGTTGCGCCCCGCTCAATCCGAACTACACGCTGCAGGACTTCGAGTTCTACTTCAGTGACATAGGCGCAAGGGCGCTGCTTGTCGACAATGCCGCGCCCGCAGTGGCCTTACAGGCGGCGCGAGCCGCAGGCATCGAGATCCTGACGCTCCAAAGGAAGCCGCGTGCCGGCGAATTTAGTCTTGATGGCGGTGACGCGGCGGAAGCGCCGAATGCGCCCGGCGGCGCCGAGGCGGCTCTGCTATTGCACACGTCGGGCACCACATCGAGGCCCAAACTTGTCCCACTGACGGCGGCCAACCTGGTTGCCTCCGCCGCGCACATCGCCTCCACGCTCGCGCTATCGCCGCAGGATCGCTGCCTCAACATCATGCCCTTGTTTCACATTCATGGGCTGATGGCCGCGGTGCTGGCATCGATGCACGCCGGGGCGTCCGTTGTGTGCACTGACGGCGTGTTCGCCAATCAGTTCTTTGCGTGGCTTGCGGAGTTCCGGCCTACCTGGTACACGGCGGTACCGACGATGCACCAGGGCATCCTGGCGCGGGCCGCGCAGTATTCCGATGTGATCAGGGAATCGCGGCTGAGATTTATCCGTTCCTCGTCGGCGTCCCTGCCGCCCGTCGTCATGGAGGAACTGGAGAAGACGTTCTCGGCGCCGGTGATTGAGGCGTACGGCATGACCGAGGCGGCTCACCAGATGGCGAGCAACCCACTGCCTCCCTTGGCGCGGAAGCCTGGATCCGTGGGTAGGTCCGCCGGCCCGGACGTGGCCATCATGAATGAGCGCGGCGAGCTGTTGCCGGCGAAGGAAACGGGCGAAGTGGTGATCCGCGGGGCCAACGTCACGCCGGGGTATGAAGCCAATGCGGCGGCCAATGAGGCCGCCTTCACGAATGGTTGGTTCCGCACGGGCGACCAGGGCTGGATAGACGAAGAGGGCTATCTGTTCCTGACAGGCAGGTTGAAGGAATTGATCAATCGCGGGGGCGAGAAGATCGCGCCTCGGGAGGTCGACGAGGTACTGCTGACGCATCCGGCCGTCAGGCAGGCGCTCACGTTCAGCGTGCCGCACGCACAGTTGGGCGAAGAAGTGGGCGCGGCCGTGGAGCTGGAATCCGGCAGTGCAGCGACTACCGCAGAATTGCGCGCCTGGGCATCGAAGCGACTGCCCGCCTTCAAGGTCCCGCGGGTGATCCGGGTTGTGCAGACGATTCCTCGCGGTCCGACGGGCAAACTTCAGCGGATCGGATTGGCCGCGAAGCTTGGCATTGAAGCCCTGGACGACACGCAGCTCGGCGAGTATGTGCTGCCAAGGAATGAGATGGAGAGCCGCATCGCGGACCTCTGGCGTGAACTGCTGCCAGGGGCCAGAGCCGGAGTCGAGGATCGTTTTGAGGCGCTGGGCGGCGACTCGTTGCTGGCTGTGAAGATGCTGGCCGCCGTGGGTGAACTGGTGGGGGCTGAGATCCCCTATCAGGATTTCGTGGAGCAGGGGACGATCGCGAGTCTGGCGCAGACCCTTCGGGCGGAAGCCCGCGAGGCCGCGCCGGCACTGTTGACGCTCGAACGCGGCCTGGCGGGCCGTCCGCTGATTTGCGTGCCGGGGCATGACGGGTCGCTCCTGGGCTTGGCCCGCATGGCCTCGGCGCTGGGGACCGCGAGCCCCGTGTGGGGCTTCGACTTCTCCCGGATGAAGCAGGCTGGCAGCGTCGCTGAGCTGGCGCGTTGGAGTGTGGAGCAGCTGCGACGCAGACAGCCGCGGGGGCCGTACCGGTTGGCCGGAGTCTGCTTCGGAGGTTGTGTCGCGCTGGAAATGGCCAACGCCCTGGTGGCGGAGGGAGAGCAAGTCGAGTTTCTGGCTCTGATCGACTCCCTGAATCCGAACTGGGCTCGGACGCGCGGCGCCGGCGCGGCGATCGCCGCTCGGTTGAGGCAGGCCGGCCTAAAGACCTCGCATCACCGGCGCGCTCTACAGTCCATGGGGGTGGGCGAAGGCGGCCGCTATGTGGCCGGGCGGGTCCGCGCGTTTTTCCAGAACCATTCGGAGTTGACGGCGGCGCGCTTGGGGGTAAGCGGAGACGGCGGTATACGCTACCGGGGGCTCATGCTGGAGTACCGGCCCGGGCGATGGTCTGGCGATGCACTAGTGGTGCGGCTGCCTGGACGCCGGCTGGATGCTTTGGAACTGGGATGGCGCGAGGTGGTGCAGGGCCAACTGGAAATGGTGGATCTCCCCTTTCATCCGCTGGGCGCCCTCGCCGGTCCGAACGCGGAACTTCTGGCCAGGTTGTTGCGGGATCGACTGCACCGGCTGGAGAGCGGGAAGGTGCCCGGCGACGCAGCCGCGAGGAAGTTGGGATGA
- a CDS encoding sigma-70 family RNA polymerase sigma factor produces the protein MSHSPNADLAAFESQRALLVAHAYRMLGDLGRAEDMVQEAWLRWTGRQVEVDSPRAYLVTLVTRLCLNELNSATTRREESRGDRLPEPVDLDAGGIGRVELLDQVSMAFLVVLQRLTAAERAILLLRDVFDFDYKEISGLVGKTEAACRKMLERARQNVAAEKRMFAASDETHRRMLEAFTRAARSGDLDSLVSMLAADALMITDGGAAGRRAGGIRNLQAPLEGARNIASFVVATAGRAVLESELHELNGQPALVFYERDVPFAALLLGIAEGRIHRVFFHADAGRLRFLGPRTPRA, from the coding sequence ATGAGCCATTCCCCCAACGCTGATCTCGCTGCCTTTGAATCGCAACGGGCCTTGCTCGTCGCACATGCTTACCGCATGCTTGGCGACCTGGGGCGGGCCGAGGATATGGTGCAGGAGGCCTGGCTGCGCTGGACCGGCCGCCAGGTGGAGGTGGACTCGCCGCGCGCCTATCTCGTGACGCTCGTCACACGGCTTTGCCTCAACGAGCTCAACTCGGCCACGACACGCCGTGAGGAGAGCCGCGGCGACCGTCTGCCGGAACCTGTCGATCTAGATGCCGGGGGCATCGGGCGGGTCGAACTACTCGACCAGGTCTCCATGGCTTTTCTCGTGGTGCTGCAACGGCTGACCGCCGCGGAGCGCGCGATTCTGCTGCTGCGCGATGTCTTCGATTTCGACTACAAGGAGATCTCGGGTCTGGTGGGCAAGACGGAAGCTGCCTGCCGGAAGATGCTCGAGCGGGCGCGGCAGAATGTGGCAGCGGAGAAGCGAATGTTCGCCGCCTCTGACGAGACGCATCGCCGCATGTTGGAGGCGTTTACCCGGGCAGCCAGGTCGGGTGATCTCGACTCGCTGGTTTCGATGTTGGCCGCGGATGCCCTGATGATCACCGATGGCGGGGCGGCGGGCCGGCGGGCAGGAGGAATCCGGAACCTGCAGGCTCCGCTCGAGGGCGCTCGGAATATCGCTTCGTTTGTTGTGGCGACCGCGGGGCGGGCGGTGCTGGAGTCTGAACTTCACGAACTGAATGGCCAGCCGGCCCTGGTCTTCTACGAAAGGGATGTACCCTTCGCCGCCCTGCTGCTGGGCATCGCGGAGGGCCGCATTCACCGCGTGTTCTTTCATGCCGACGCCGGGCGGCTGCGTTTCCTGGGGCCACGTACGCCTCGCGCGTGA
- a CDS encoding NAD(P)H-binding protein, with protein sequence MRLFVIGATGRTGREIIDIARKRGHAVTAFARSPQKLSAGGSLSVVRGDPLRWEAIAAALPGHDAVLSAIGPHPREAFRPSTLLTDCARATIEAMRVSGVARLTVVSAAVLFPAKGLYYAFFRWLLRHHARDLRAMEDLVRASGLAWTIARPPRLTQSPESGFRALGGALPQGSVAMSYRSVAAFMVDAVEQGSHVAEVVGLARGLAVAS encoded by the coding sequence ATGAGACTCTTTGTGATCGGCGCCACAGGCAGGACGGGTAGAGAGATCATTGACATCGCCCGCAAGCGAGGACATGCGGTGACCGCGTTTGCGCGGTCGCCCCAGAAGCTGAGTGCCGGCGGATCCCTCAGTGTGGTTCGCGGAGATCCGCTCCGATGGGAGGCCATCGCGGCCGCACTGCCCGGCCACGACGCGGTGCTTTCCGCGATCGGTCCTCATCCGCGGGAGGCATTCCGCCCCAGCACATTGTTGACGGATTGCGCGCGCGCAACCATCGAGGCCATGCGGGTCAGCGGCGTGGCTCGTTTGACTGTTGTTTCCGCCGCCGTGCTCTTCCCGGCCAAGGGACTGTACTACGCATTCTTCCGCTGGCTTCTCCGGCATCACGCTCGCGATCTGCGAGCCATGGAGGATCTGGTCCGGGCGAGCGGTCTGGCTTGGACGATTGCGCGGCCGCCTCGGCTGACGCAGTCGCCGGAGTCAGGCTTTCGCGCGTTGGGCGGAGCGCTACCTCAGGGGAGTGTGGCGATGTCTTACCGATCGGTTGCGGCGTTCATGGTGGATGCGGTCGAGCAAGGTTCCCACGTGGCCGAAGTGGTCGGCTTAGCTCGGGGTTTGGCGGTGGCCTCGTGA
- a CDS encoding sigma-70 family RNA polymerase sigma factor: MPEFWDDDTERLLRELTPLVLGAVIRRHRDFNAAEDAVQEALIAASCQWPNEGVPGNPRAWLIQVACRRMTDHQRSESARRRRETDAAFHSDVAALPVELDSGFDKDDTLILLFMCCHPALTPASAIALTLRAVGGLTTAEIAHAFLVPESTMAQRISRAKQSIRSSGVPFGLPGHEERSQRLRSVLHVLYLIFNEGYTSSDGLELQRCELSQEAIRLTRGVHDLLPDDAEVTGLLALMLLTDARRVARTGSDGELIPLAQQDRTLWDQTRISEGVALLTSALTRGAIGPYQLQAAVAAVHDEAAHVEATDWPQILALYDLLRRMSDNPMVELNYAVANAMVHGPAKGLELLETLATDGRLAGHHRLDAVRAHLLEMAGRIQPAIESYQIAAGRTTSQPERNYLVTQAARLRENSAKTGG; the protein is encoded by the coding sequence ATGCCTGAATTTTGGGATGACGACACCGAACGTCTGCTGCGCGAGCTTACGCCACTGGTGCTCGGCGCCGTCATCCGCCGCCATCGGGACTTCAACGCGGCGGAAGACGCCGTGCAGGAGGCGCTGATTGCAGCCTCCTGCCAGTGGCCCAACGAGGGAGTGCCCGGAAATCCTCGCGCCTGGCTGATTCAGGTGGCATGCCGGCGCATGACGGACCATCAGCGGAGCGAGTCGGCGCGACGCCGGAGGGAGACGGACGCCGCCTTTCATTCCGATGTCGCAGCGCTGCCTGTCGAGCTGGATTCCGGCTTTGACAAGGACGACACGCTGATCCTGCTGTTCATGTGCTGCCATCCGGCGTTGACACCGGCGTCGGCCATCGCGCTCACGTTGCGTGCGGTGGGTGGCCTGACCACGGCTGAGATCGCCCACGCGTTCCTGGTTCCGGAGTCGACGATGGCCCAGCGCATCAGCCGGGCCAAACAGAGCATCCGATCTTCGGGCGTCCCATTCGGCCTACCCGGCCACGAGGAGCGGTCGCAGCGGCTGCGCAGCGTTCTGCACGTGCTCTACCTGATCTTCAATGAGGGCTACACCAGCAGTGATGGCCTGGAATTGCAGCGCTGCGAACTCTCACAGGAGGCGATCCGGCTGACGCGCGGGGTTCACGATCTGTTGCCGGACGATGCCGAGGTAACGGGGTTGCTCGCGCTGATGCTGCTGACGGATGCCCGTCGCGTGGCGCGTACGGGGTCGGACGGTGAGCTGATCCCGCTGGCGCAGCAGGACCGGACGCTATGGGACCAGACGCGCATCTCCGAGGGTGTCGCTCTCCTCACATCCGCCTTGACCCGCGGTGCGATCGGCCCATATCAACTCCAGGCGGCCGTGGCCGCTGTGCATGACGAGGCGGCCCATGTAGAGGCCACGGATTGGCCGCAGATTCTGGCGCTGTACGACCTGCTGCGGCGCATGTCGGACAATCCCATGGTCGAGCTCAACTATGCGGTTGCCAATGCCATGGTGCACGGGCCGGCCAAGGGGCTTGAACTGCTGGAGACTCTGGCCACTGACGGGCGACTGGCGGGGCACCACCGTTTGGACGCCGTTCGCGCCCATCTGCTGGAGATGGCTGGTCGCATTCAACCGGCGATTGAAAGCTACCAGATCGCAGCTGGCCGGACAACCAGCCAACCGGAGCGCAACTATCTGGTGACGCAAGCGGCGCGCCTGAGAGAAAACTCGGCGAAGACCGGTGGCTAG
- a CDS encoding YciI family protein codes for MKYILMMMMSKQNTDFDPITTWPKQDIQAHIAFMMNLNKELRESGELVSAEGLAGPEQAKIVRAGKDGAPITDGVFPESKEFLAGYWIVSVETTERAYAIAARASAAPGPGGVPLNIPIEVRQVMSGPPPDFV; via the coding sequence ATGAAATACATCCTGATGATGATGATGAGCAAGCAGAACACGGATTTCGATCCCATCACCACCTGGCCCAAGCAGGACATCCAGGCGCATATCGCGTTCATGATGAACCTGAACAAGGAACTGCGCGAATCGGGGGAACTTGTATCCGCCGAGGGGCTGGCCGGACCCGAGCAGGCGAAGATCGTGCGGGCGGGCAAGGACGGGGCGCCGATCACCGATGGCGTGTTTCCCGAGTCGAAGGAGTTCCTGGCGGGCTACTGGATCGTGTCGGTCGAGACCACTGAGCGGGCGTACGCCATTGCAGCCCGTGCCTCGGCGGCGCCTGGGCCGGGTGGAGTGCCGCTGAACATACCCATCGAAGTGCGGCAGGTGATGAGCGGGCCGCCGCCGGACTTTGTCTGA
- a CDS encoding glycoside hydrolase family 130 protein: protein MHHQFLHAVKVRLPLAAALLVLTAASSPGQFGTFHRPDGANPVISPQKETTFQCPLRKALVHWESLHTFNPAAVVRNGKVYVIYRAEDDSGEMKIGMHTSRLGLAESTDGLHFTRRAEPVLFPDNDTEQGREWEGGVEDPRIVEAEDGRYVLTYTQWNRQKTAAAIATSTDLLHWTKHGPALGSDMSYKSAGIVTSLVKGRLIAKKIRGHYWMYWGEGTIRLATSDDLVHWTPVAGSDGQPLAVLDKRAGRFDSSFPEVGPPPIWTPKGIVVLYNGKNAPAGGSPSLAPETYAVGQALFAPDDPAKLLERTEDPIFKPELAFERSGQYAAGTTFAEGLVYFRKKWFLYYGCADSLVGVAVASRGPKP from the coding sequence ATGCACCACCAATTTCTCCATGCCGTGAAGGTTCGCCTGCCCCTGGCAGCCGCGCTTCTCGTCTTGACGGCCGCCTCGTCGCCGGGGCAATTTGGCACGTTTCATCGACCCGACGGCGCCAATCCTGTCATCTCGCCCCAAAAGGAAACCACCTTTCAATGCCCATTGCGAAAAGCGCTGGTCCACTGGGAATCGCTGCACACCTTCAACCCGGCCGCCGTCGTGCGCAACGGCAAAGTCTACGTCATCTACCGCGCTGAGGACGACTCTGGCGAAATGAAGATCGGCATGCACACCTCCCGCCTTGGTCTGGCCGAAAGCACCGATGGGCTGCACTTCACCCGCCGAGCAGAGCCCGTTCTCTTCCCCGATAACGACACGGAGCAAGGTCGCGAGTGGGAAGGCGGCGTCGAGGATCCGCGTATCGTTGAGGCCGAGGACGGACGCTACGTCCTTACCTACACGCAGTGGAACCGGCAGAAGACAGCCGCCGCTATCGCCACTTCCACCGATCTGCTTCATTGGACCAAACACGGTCCAGCTCTCGGCTCCGACATGTCCTACAAGTCCGCTGGCATTGTCACCAGTCTGGTGAAGGGTCGGCTCATCGCCAAGAAGATCAGGGGCCACTATTGGATGTATTGGGGCGAGGGCACCATCCGCCTGGCGACGTCGGACGATCTGGTGCATTGGACGCCCGTCGCTGGTTCGGACGGTCAACCCTTGGCCGTTCTCGACAAACGCGCCGGACGGTTTGACAGCTCGTTCCCTGAGGTCGGCCCGCCGCCCATCTGGACGCCCAAGGGCATTGTGGTCCTCTACAACGGAAAGAACGCACCGGCCGGAGGCAGCCCGTCGCTGGCGCCTGAAACCTATGCGGTCGGCCAAGCTCTGTTTGCGCCCGACGACCCGGCCAAGTTGCTGGAACGAACCGAAGATCCAATCTTCAAACCGGAACTGGCCTTCGAGAGAAGCGGCCAGTATGCCGCCGGCACCACCTTCGCGGAAGGGTTGGTCTACTTCAGGAAGAAATGGTTTCTGTACTACGGCTGTGCCGATTCGTTGGTCGGCGTGGCCGTCGCAAGTCGAGGACCAAAGCCGTGA
- a CDS encoding RNA-binding protein gives MRNIFVGNLTFGATESEVRSLFEAHGTVDRVSIVTDRDTGRSKGFGFVEMSNDAEGDRAIEALNGRDLDGRNLTINQARPKEERGFSGGGGGRGNYGGGGGGRGRNDRY, from the coding sequence ATGAGAAACATTTTTGTTGGAAACCTCACCTTCGGCGCGACCGAAAGTGAAGTCCGTTCACTGTTCGAGGCTCACGGCACTGTTGATCGCGTCAGCATTGTGACCGATCGCGATACGGGCCGCTCCAAGGGGTTTGGATTCGTCGAGATGAGCAACGACGCCGAAGGCGACCGCGCCATTGAGGCATTGAATGGCCGTGATCTGGACGGCCGCAACCTGACGATCAACCAGGCGCGCCCGAAGGAAGAGCGCGGCTTCAGCGGCGGCGGCGGCGGGCGTGGCAACTACGGTGGCGGCGGCGGTGGCCGCGGCCGCAACGATCGCTACTAA